Proteins from a single region of Harmonia axyridis chromosome 4, icHarAxyr1.1, whole genome shotgun sequence:
- the LOC123677835 gene encoding spermatid-specific protein T1-like, translating into MTLKRISRRSRIISRRSRRISRRSRRIRRRRRKVGGGKEDKKEEEKGKEEEKGKEEKKEKENISRKNKQKKEESRRSRRRIRRRRRSRKRRRRRRRRRRRRRRRRRERSRRRRRIRRRRRRRRRRRRRRSRR; encoded by the exons atgACTTT aaaaagaataaGCAGGAGAAGCAGAATAATAAGCAGGAGAAGCAGAAGAATAAGCAGGAGAAGCAGAAGAATAAGAAGGAGGAGGAGGAAAGTAGGAGGAGGAAAGGAGGATAAAAAGGAGGAGGAGAAGGGGAAGGAGGAGGAGAAGGGGAAGGAGGAGAAGAAGGAGAAGGAAAATATAAGTAGA aagaataagCAGAAGAAGGAAGAGAGCAGAAGGAGCAGGAGAAGAATAAGAAGGAGGAGGAGAAGTAGGAAGAGAAGAAGAAGGAGGAGAAGAAGGAGGAGAAGAAGGAGGAGAAGAAGGAGAGAGAGAAGTAGGAGGAGAAGAAGAATTAGAAGGAGAAGGAGGAGGAGAAGGAGGAGGAGAAGAAGGAGAAGTAGGAGGTGA